The genomic stretch TCTGCCTGATCAATGCGCCGGCCCGGGGCGATTACCGCCCCCTGCCCGCCTCCGCCCTGGCCGAGGCCGAAGCCGCCACCTTCGCCCTCCTGGCGCGCAGCGGCCTCAGCATCGCGCGCAACGCCGAGGCCGAAATCCTCACCACGCCAACCGGCTTTGACGCGCTGTTCCCGGCCACGGGCGGGGCGCTCTACGGCCAGGCGGTGCACGGCTGGTCGGCCACCTTCGCGCGGCCCGGCACGCAAACCAAGCTGCCGGGCCTGCTGGTGGCGAGCGGCAGCGCGCATCCGGGTGCCGGTGTGCCCATGGCCGCCCTCTCGGGCCGCCTCGCGGCACTCAAGGTCCTGCAGAACCCCTGACGCGATCGGACGGACCATGCCCCTCACCCTCCACGGCATCAAGAATTGCGACACGATGAAGAAGGCGCGCGCCTGGCTGGATGCGAAGGGCCTCGCCTACGTCTTCCATGACTACAAGACCCAAGGCATCGCGCCCGCAACCCTCAGCGCCTGGGTGGCGGAGCTGGGCTGGGAGGTGCTGCTGAACCGCGCCGGCACGACCTTCCGCAAACTGCCCGAGGCCGAAAAGCAGGGGCTGACCGAAGCGCGCGCCATCGCGCTGATGCTGGCGCAACCCTCCATGATCAAGCGCCCGGTGCTCGATCTCGGCCCGCGCCGCCTCGTGGGGTTCAGCCCGGAGAGCTACGCCAAGGCGCTGGGCTGATTTACGCATGAAGCGGTCGTAACCGCGCGATCCGCCGCTTCCCCGCTAGCCTTGCGCCACACCCCTTCCGGAGAGCCGCCCCGTGAAATTCCTCGCAGCCCTCGTCGCCGGCGCCGCATGTCTGGCCAGCCTGGCGCAGGCGCAGCCGGCCCCGGACACCATCGCCGTGATCCGCGCACGCGGGCATCTCATTTGCGGGGTGACGGTGAATTCGGTCGGCTTCGCCAATCCCGATAGCCGCGGGATCATGCGCGGCATGGATGCCGATATCTGCCGGGCCGTCGCCGCCGTGGTGCTCGGCGATGCGGAGAAGGTCCGCTTCGTGCCCAATACCGCCGTGCAGCGCTTCCCCATGCTGCAATCGGGCGAGCTTGATCTGCTGGTGCGCAACACGACCTGGACACTGGGGCGCGAGGCGTCGCTCGGCCTCGCTTTCGCCGGCATCAATTTCTATGACGGCCAGGGCTTCATCGTGAAGCGCGACTCCGGCATCACCTCCGCCCGGCAGCTGGAGGGCGCCACCATCTGCGTGGCCCCCGGCACGACGACGGAACTCAACCTCACCGACTATTTCCGCACCAACCGCATGCGCTTCCAGCCGGTGGTGATCGAGGGCATCGAGGAAATCCGCGCGGCCTTCCTGGCCGGCCGCTGCGATGCCTACACCAATGACGCGACCGCCCTGGCCACCTTCCGCCACGCCCAGGGCGCCAATGCCGAACGCTACATGGTGCTGCCCGAGCGCATCAGCCGCGAGCCGCTGGGCCCCGTGGTGCGCAAGGGCGACTGGAAATGGTTCGACCTGGTGCGATGGACGCTGTTTGCCATGATCAACGCCGAGGAGCTCGGCATCAGCCAGGCCAATCTCGCCAGCTTCGCGCAATCCACCAATCCCGATGTGCAGCGCCTGCTGGGCCGCACGGGCGATCTGGGCCGGGCGCTCGGCGTGGACAATGAATGGGCGATGCGCATCATCCGCGATGTCGGCAATTACGGCGATATCTTCGAGCGCAACATCGCCCCCCTGGGCATCCCGCGCGGCCTGAACGACATCTGGACGCGAGGCGGGCTGCACTACGCGCCCCCCATCCGGTAACACGCCATGGTTGGCGCGCCCGCGGCGCCACGATAGGCTGGCCTCCTGCTTCGAGGAGACACGCAAACATGCAGGACAGTCAGGCGCCCATGCGCAAAGAGGTTTCAGGCCGCGGCAAATTCCTGGCCTTTGGCATCATCGGCATCGGGCTCA from Sediminicoccus sp. KRV36 encodes the following:
- a CDS encoding ArsC family reductase, which produces MPLTLHGIKNCDTMKKARAWLDAKGLAYVFHDYKTQGIAPATLSAWVAELGWEVLLNRAGTTFRKLPEAEKQGLTEARAIALMLAQPSMIKRPVLDLGPRRLVGFSPESYAKALG
- a CDS encoding amino acid ABC transporter substrate-binding protein produces the protein MKFLAALVAGAACLASLAQAQPAPDTIAVIRARGHLICGVTVNSVGFANPDSRGIMRGMDADICRAVAAVVLGDAEKVRFVPNTAVQRFPMLQSGELDLLVRNTTWTLGREASLGLAFAGINFYDGQGFIVKRDSGITSARQLEGATICVAPGTTTELNLTDYFRTNRMRFQPVVIEGIEEIRAAFLAGRCDAYTNDATALATFRHAQGANAERYMVLPERISREPLGPVVRKGDWKWFDLVRWTLFAMINAEELGISQANLASFAQSTNPDVQRLLGRTGDLGRALGVDNEWAMRIIRDVGNYGDIFERNIAPLGIPRGLNDIWTRGGLHYAPPIR